The genomic window GACAAGGGCGGTGGTCAGGACAGGAGCAAAAGTTTGAGAGCTTTCCAGCGCCTTGGCCTGGGACTGTGTGCCGTGGCTCTCCTGGACAGTTACAACAAGGACAGAGAACAGACCTTTATACAACACATTCTCCCAGTAGCTCAATGTGCCTCGCCTGTTAAGCCCGACACTCCTCGCTTTAGATACAATTTTATTGCTGACGTTGTGGAAAAGTCGACTCCTGCTGTGGTCTATATTGAAATACTTGGCAGGTTGGTTTAAAAGTTACAAATGTAGACAGGACAGGACTACTCCTTTCTAATTaagtttggtttgttttaaaggtgcgTATAACTTGTGCGCTCTGTTACAGACACCCATTTTCTGGGCGAGAGGTCCCAGTTTCCAACGGCTCTGGTTTCATTATCAGTGGAGACGGTCTCATTGTCACTAATGCCCATGTTGTAGCCAATAAAAGAGGGGTCCGAGTCAAACTCACAAATGGGGACACTTATAACGCCACAGTACAGGACGTGGATCCTGTGGCTGACATTGCCACCATCAGAATATCCTCAAAGGTAagaatttccatggagaaacaGTTAGTTATTAACTGGTCTGGTTTGGGACTATAAAACcccattattttatttgagcatATTCATCATAAATGTCTTTTCTATATAATTTATTGCAGAGTATTATTCTAAATATCATCCTGTTGGAAGTCCATCTTATATGGTTCTGGTATTTTTTGTGAACAGAATCCATTACCCACTCTACCCCTGGGACGCTCGTCTGATGTGCGACAAGGAGAGTTTGTGGTGGCCATGGGAAGCCCTTTTGCTCTGCGCAACACAATCACCTCAGGAATTGTCAGCTCTGCTCAGAGAGGAAGCAAGGAACTGGGCTTGTCTAAATCTAACATGGATTACATTCAGACAGACGCAGCTATTGATGTGAGAAACATTGTTCTCAGTGACATAAAGTCTATGTATCCAGTGGTTAAcatgccttttttttctttttttagtttggCAATTCTGGAGGCCCTCTCATTAACTTGGTGAGAaggaaaatatgttttgatttggacATAATCAGTGACGTAATGGGCTGTAATTAACgtctgttcatttattttgtatttcataagCTGTTGGACATTCAAGCTCCAGCTccttgcattttaaaacaataatgtACACATTACTGGTAACCAGAGGTTTTCTTGCCCCTATCAGGATGGAGAGGTCATTGGAATCAACACAATGAAAGTAACTGCAGGGATATCTTTTGCCATTCCATCTGACAGAGTGAGGGTTTTTCTAGATCAGACAGCCAACAGAAAAAGtgagttttaattttaaaataatttatttttgaaacTTTCTCTAATTTATGTTGGATCATTTAAGACTCCAGATTGAGTGGCTTGGAGCACAAGCGAAGATACATTGGTGTGATGATGCTGACTCTCACTCCAAGGTAACAAGAGtcctaaaacacttaaaacaactTGTGGTTGTGAGTTCCACTGACTTTTCATTGGTCTGTGCCACAGTATCATCACCGAGCTGAAGCTGAGAGACCCCATGTTCCcagatgatgtcacacatgGGATCCTCATCCACAGGGTCATAGTGGGATCCCCAGCAAACAGGTACATCTAAAGACGGGGGGAGGGGGGCACTGCATATTCTTAAAAGATGCTGAGTTCAATCTCTCAATGGTCCATTGTATCACATTGCCTGTTTTAGAGCTGGCATGTTACCAGGAGACATTGTGCTGGAGATCAATGGCACAGAGGTGAAAACATCAGAGGAGATATACACAGCTGTCCACAGCAGCGATAGAATTACAATGCTGGTGCAACGAGGACATAAGCTGATCCAGCTCCAAATGACTCCGGAGATTGCCGAATAAATCAACATAAGGACTGCCACTCAACACAGCACTGTCTGACACTAGCGCATTATTTTTAACTTGAAATGGCTGATGGTAACGTAATGTTTATTGATGAATGAGCCAAAGTAACATGAACTGAAACGTCCTGCAACAGCACCGAGGGCTATTATCTTGAATAAAAGTATTCATGAAacaatttgttttttcttctacaTAAACTTATAAAAACTAATCTAACACAAGCacttttaaagatttttaaTGTTGACTGCAATGAGAAGCATAGGACCCAACAATATGGCATGGACCCTTGATAAAACTACAATTAGCTGAGACAACTTACAATTGCTACTATGATGACGATGGTCACACAAGTAAAATACAAGTTGTTCAATCCTATACATTGAAATAGTTTAAAGGATACCATTCAATATAAACAAACCGCTCACCTTGGTTTAAAATGCCAAACTGCCATGAGGAGGAATTATGCACAAAATGTTTAACTCTTACTGTTGAATCAGATTAGACAAAGTTGTGAAGCAGAACTGAGTGAATAAAAAGTTCCCCTGGTATATTTACATAGACACAGAAAAAGAATTAAAGGACTTGTATTAACTGCTACACAGTTGACTTAGGTAAATGTTTGCTAATAAAAGGAGATAACATTCAGCCACTGTAGGTTTAAACAATATGCTCATACATCTGAGCTCCagacaaatacaacaacatacAAGTATGGgagaaaaataatattgttcaaattccattaaaattactttaaaaaggcttattatatatattgctggtaatattttatctttttaagaaaatataaattgtGCGACTGAAGCTTACAATACGCTGCTGGCAGTATGCCAGGTTCTGTATGACCTGCTGGAGGTTGGTCATCGGTAGAGGCACTGTGTGCTGATAGACttccaaataaacaaacatttgaCATCTGCAGATGCCTGAATCCCTTGGACCAAAACCTAGATGCTGCTATGGTGTTTGTGACGATGGAATGCTGCAAAGATCACATGATGTTCACAAACAGCAGCACAGTTATCAAATTcatacacatacataaataaGGGGAGTGGGGAAGGGCAGGGTCTTGAGGAGTGTGAGGGAGAAGTGTAGTGTCCAGTTAAGTCCAGCAGGGGGCTAAGCGTTTCCTCAGTTGACATGGTCCAGGGCTCGTAGCAGCTCCTCTCCTTGCAACAGATACTGGCGGCCCTGTAGAGGAGCATTCACCTCACAGTCGTATCGAGTGAGCTGAGGCAGAGTGAGAACAGAAGAACAGTTCTCTGAACTGCCCAACAGCCGGCTCGCCAAATCTACAACACAAAGgctcatttcagttttatcacTAAATAGAATGACCATTTACTGAGGTCTGGTTTATTTACCTGAGGGTAGTATCGTCTGCTGGACATGCCCCCTTTCTGCATTCTCTGATTCAGGggctttctgtttttttgtcgGTTCCAAGAGCAAAGAGCCCTATTGGAAAATCATGAGATGATGATTCTATACACACAAAGTTGCAACACCACATGCAAAAATGGATATTTGTTTTTgcaagaaacaaagaaaagctTACTTGTCctattgtttttaaatcatCCAGCTTTCTTTTCCTTTGTGCATTTTGAGCTGCCTGTGTTCTGAGGGACACTTCTTTGTCCAACTGTGGCGTTCTAAAAGGATTGAatataacttaaataaaaaagtgaatgcATAAATGATTAGTGTGGGGGACAGTATTTACCTCTTCGAGATGATGGCAGCAAGGTGAGGGATGCTGACAGGTTGAGGCGGAGCAGGAGAGGCTGTGTGCTGGCTGTCTGAAGGAGAGTGTGGATAACTGCTGCTTTCTTTTGTCACTTGGACAGAGGGTGTCTCCACAGATGTGTCTGGTCCACAGGACAGAGGCTCCCCCGTCAGGCTCAGCAGCTGAAAATCATCATCCATGGGTATGTATGGGGCCAGCATCTCCAGATCCAAGTCTTCCAATGCCTTTACAAAAGTGCATATATAAATGTTAATAGATCATGTATGAAAAAAATTGTCCATTGTCAATTCACATGCAGGACACCTGAATACCTGTTTTGTAAAAGGAGTCTTTGGTTCTGTATCAATGGCAAACATTTTCTCAACAAAGTCCAATTTGAATTCAGAATTAATGTCAGTTTCCATCAAAGAGAATTCCAATGCACTTTGAGTCTAAAAAGAGGAGTCAAACCGGTTATCACCCTTGCATCCACAAGAGAGTGCCATTAGTCAGAGTGTGACCTCACTGTACCTGGGTGGGGCTTTTCTGTACTGTGCTGCATGGAGTAGGAGTGTAGTTCTCTGCTTTGACCATCTCAGTGGGCGTGGACTGGACAGTTAGGGGCTCACTGGGGGGCAATGGAGACAAGGGAAGGGCCAGTTTGTCATTGCTAGAGGGAAGCATGACATCATTGTAGAGAGGGACCTCCTTCAGCAGCTGCATTTCAGAGTCTGTATATGAAAGATTAAacaaatttagttttgtttaggTTACACAGCAATGCAGTTTTTTTGGCACATACCTGGGCAGCTGAAATCCAGGGAGATGATAGTGTCCCCTGCAGCAGGGGCCAGCAGAGTGAGGGCCTCAGGCTCCTCTTTGAGCTGGTCGTACAGGCTGACCAGTGGCTGGGCATCCGCCTGAGTGAAGAGCTTGATTACATCAAGTTCAGGGACCTTATTGTCTTTAAGGGGAGGTGGGACCAGCTCTGGGTTGCTTTCCTCCACaggctcctccacagcctcaagaTGCTCCTCTTTCACTGGCTTCACATCCTCTGTCTGTTCCAGGGAAAGGATCATTCGGTTCTCCTCAATGCCACTGGAATCAACCACATGTGTCAACACTTTCAGTATTAATCCCACAAGGAAAGGCAAACTCTTAAAGCACCAACAATACCTGAGTACAAAGTTGACACAGACTACACACTGTGGCTGTGAGTTCTTGTTGTTATAAATGACTGTGGCTTGGGTTTCCACCCACACAAAGCCTCCTCTCTTGGCGAGCATGCGGTACTGTCCGGTGCAAACTTGGCCCTTGGCAAATactgtgcaaaaaataaatttggattatgtaaaaaaacaaaaaaagcaccaACATCTCATCCTTGTTGCTTATCTGCTTACAGTTGTGGTGCGACTTGGTAAGGTGGTCTGAATCCAGAGCATGATAGTACTCGTAGACTGATCGGTTCAGAAGGTCCTCTGGCTCATATCCCATCAGCTCTGTAATCCTACAACAAATAGCAAGGCATTCAGAGCTGCAATGCCCACTCTAGACAATAGGGGGAAATGTCTCACTGTGATAGCACACAATAATTTGTTTCTAAAAATGTAACTAACCGTTCATCACAGTAGGTAAACTTCATGTCCATGGTGTGACGGCTGAGGAAGGTCTTTGTGTCAAGAGGCACCTCAATGTTAGAGGGGTGAGGGATGGGATCACAGATCAGCACCAGAAAGGGCAGAGGTGGTTCCTTCTGCCCATTAGAAATGTCCTCTGTCAGGTTCTCAAAGACACGGACATGTCCGGAGCAGCGCAATACCTGGACAAAATGGAAATAGCAATTTAGACacccaataaaaaataaaactcaaaatatacaaaaaaaatgtgggaTACTGCAGTTCAAAACTATCTTGCATCTACCTTCCACGTGGCTGACTTGACGTTGACAGTGCGACCTCTGCTGGTCAGAGTACATTTCATTCGCAGAAAAAAGTTGCGCTCTGTATTGGCCTCCTTGGCTTTTTTTGAGCctgaaaaacaggaagtaagtCATTTTATGACAGGAAATAAgcctgagttttttttttctctgttaaGCTGAGAGGCACTGTTATTAAACAGTATAAAGCTAACCTGTATTGAATATTTCAGTGGAAACTATTCACTGGAGCTATTTCACTCAAGGGTTCAAACTTATTGTGCtaaatttaccttttgttaaACCATGACGCAATTATATTTCTTTATATGTTTGAGTAAAGTGATGAAGGCATTGTCCTTCTGAAGAGCTAAAAATGAAGACATTTGCGACTCTTGACAGATGACCCATCCACCTTCACTGTAAAATTGCATTGTAATTGGACTTGTGTCTCCTGTTCTCTCTTCAGTGCATCAGCCTCTGATGTCAGCCCTCACCGGTTCTGTGGATCAGCATCTCCCGCAGCTCCTCTTGGTCACAGGGATGAGTGAAATCAAACACACTGTGTCCAGTCAGATCAAACTGCacaaagcaaaagacaaagagTTTAAAGagatattgtgcttttgtcagctatatagttataatcgatGATACCTTTGGATTATAAtgct from Periophthalmus magnuspinnatus isolate fPerMag1 chromosome 22, fPerMag1.2.pri, whole genome shotgun sequence includes these protein-coding regions:
- the LOC117390752 gene encoding serine protease HTRA2, mitochondrial-like, which codes for MAASTVSRCLHSALRRIHVAHCRGVHSVVEKSVSRVSSVAVCRLKLSSEERHTELNGTARARERDKGGGQDRSKSLRAFQRLGLGLCAVALLDSYNKDREQTFIQHILPVAQCASPVKPDTPRFRYNFIADVVEKSTPAVVYIEILGRHPFSGREVPVSNGSGFIISGDGLIVTNAHVVANKRGVRVKLTNGDTYNATVQDVDPVADIATIRISSKNPLPTLPLGRSSDVRQGEFVVAMGSPFALRNTITSGIVSSAQRGSKELGLSKSNMDYIQTDAAIDFGNSGGPLINLDGEVIGINTMKVTAGISFAIPSDRVRVFLDQTANRKNSRLSGLEHKRRYIGVMMLTLTPSIITELKLRDPMFPDDVTHGILIHRVIVGSPANRAGMLPGDIVLEINGTEVKTSEEIYTAVHSSDRITMLVQRGHKLIQLQMTPEIAE
- the LOC117390751 gene encoding hypoxia-inducible factor 1-alpha-like — translated: MDAGVVPEKKRVSSERRKEKSRDAARCRRGKESEVFYELAQQLPLPHSVSSSLDKASIMRLTISYLRMRKLLSNELSGEEESDLDMQLNSSYLKALEGFLMVLSEDGDMIYLSENVNKCLGLAQFDLTGHSVFDFTHPCDQEELREMLIHRTGSKKAKEANTERNFFLRMKCTLTSRGRTVNVKSATWKVLRCSGHVRVFENLTEDISNGQKEPPLPFLVLICDPIPHPSNIEVPLDTKTFLSRHTMDMKFTYCDERITELMGYEPEDLLNRSVYEYYHALDSDHLTKSHHNLFAKGQVCTGQYRMLAKRGGFVWVETQATVIYNNKNSQPQCVVCVNFVLSGIEENRMILSLEQTEDVKPVKEEHLEAVEEPVEESNPELVPPPLKDNKVPELDVIKLFTQADAQPLVSLYDQLKEEPEALTLLAPAAGDTIISLDFSCPDSEMQLLKEVPLYNDVMLPSSNDKLALPLSPLPPSEPLTVQSTPTEMVKAENYTPTPCSTVQKSPTQTQSALEFSLMETDINSEFKLDFVEKMFAIDTEPKTPFTKQALEDLDLEMLAPYIPMDDDFQLLSLTGEPLSCGPDTSVETPSVQVTKESSSYPHSPSDSQHTASPAPPQPVSIPHLAAIISKRTPQLDKEVSLRTQAAQNAQRKRKLDDLKTIGQGSLLLEPTKKQKAPESENAERGHVQQTILPSDLASRLLGSSENCSSVLTLPQLTRYDCEVNAPLQGRQYLLQGEELLRALDHVN